From Psychroflexus torquis ATCC 700755, the proteins below share one genomic window:
- a CDS encoding CPBP family intramembrane glutamic endopeptidase, translating into MDKKLLYFKTTIFKANSRGRVVTTNINSSNIKMIWTTILAGLIGIIYPTYFLLTYKKTNNSIKQDDKFRLLDYKQTITIFWGLTILILINFFTTQLPQLNLYPNFTVISIVFSVLALAFTIVQYKQSNITSASLPVVKEKMKDIYRYLPKTKKEFDWFVILSISAGICEEIIFRLFLFEFLKENANLLIAFILTNIIFAATHIGMGKQNIIASFILGFLFSTIYYFTENIWIAVFLHIAIDINSGILGYRMNNLEQKTMENSNL; encoded by the coding sequence ATGGACAAAAAATTACTATATTTCAAAACCACTATTTTTAAAGCTAACTCTAGAGGTAGGGTCGTAACAACAAATATTAATAGCAGCAACATAAAAATGATTTGGACAACTATTTTAGCAGGGCTCATTGGGATAATTTACCCAACATACTTTTTGTTAACCTATAAAAAAACGAACAATAGCATAAAGCAAGACGACAAGTTTAGATTACTTGACTACAAACAAACAATCACAATCTTCTGGGGTCTAACAATTCTGATTCTCATTAATTTTTTTACGACACAACTCCCTCAATTAAATCTGTACCCGAATTTTACTGTAATCAGTATTGTATTTTCAGTTTTAGCTTTGGCATTTACGATTGTACAGTATAAGCAGTCGAATATCACATCCGCCTCCCTCCCCGTTGTTAAGGAGAAAATGAAAGACATATACCGCTATCTACCAAAGACAAAAAAAGAATTTGATTGGTTTGTTATTCTATCTATAAGTGCTGGAATTTGTGAAGAGATAATTTTTAGACTCTTTTTATTCGAGTTTTTAAAAGAAAATGCCAATTTATTAATTGCATTTATTTTGACAAATATAATTTTTGCTGCAACTCATATCGGTATGGGAAAGCAAAACATTATAGCCTCTTTTATTTTGGGATTTTTATTTTCCACTATTTACTATTTTACTGAAAATATTTGGATAGCAGTTTTTCTACATATTGCAATCGATATAAATAGCGGCATTTTGGGGTATAGAATGAATAATCTTGAACAAAAGACAATGGAAAATTCAAACCTCTAA
- a CDS encoding ATP-binding cassette domain-containing protein codes for MIKIEILSKFYGKNQVLNSIDLEFKKGKVYGIVGENGAGKTTLFRCLSGLEDYKGNISSNYTKLKDHLGLLLTEPFFFSKITGREYIQLLANTRQIKLSNIEHKNIFDLPLNQYASTYSTGMKKKLALTAILLQGNDVFILDEPFNGVDIQSNLIITEIIKRFKELEKTVIISSHIFSTLADTCDEIYVMKNGEVIKKVQQVDFNNLEKEMKEFTVGTRIDKLKLK; via the coding sequence ATGATTAAAATTGAAATATTATCAAAGTTTTACGGTAAAAATCAAGTTCTAAATTCAATAGATTTAGAATTTAAAAAAGGGAAAGTATATGGCATTGTTGGAGAAAATGGAGCAGGGAAAACAACTCTATTTAGGTGCCTTTCAGGACTTGAAGATTATAAAGGAAATATCTCATCTAACTATACTAAACTAAAAGACCATTTAGGACTGTTGTTAACAGAACCGTTTTTTTTCTCTAAAATTACCGGAAGGGAATACATACAACTACTTGCCAACACAAGACAAATAAAACTATCCAATATTGAGCACAAAAATATATTTGACTTACCCCTAAATCAGTATGCCTCTACTTATTCAACAGGGATGAAAAAGAAATTGGCTTTAACCGCAATTCTTTTACAAGGAAATGATGTATTTATTCTGGACGAACCTTTCAATGGTGTTGACATACAAAGCAATTTAATTATAACTGAAATTATAAAACGATTTAAAGAATTAGAAAAAACAGTAATTATTTCTTCTCACATTTTTTCAACTCTTGCGGATACGTGTGATGAAATTTATGTAATGAAAAACGGAGAAGTTATAAAGAAAGTACAACAAGTTGATTTCAATAATCTTGAAAAGGAAATGAAAGAATTTACAGTTGGAACTAGGATTGATAAACTTAAGTTGAAATAA